Proteins found in one Toxotes jaculatrix isolate fToxJac2 chromosome 18, fToxJac2.pri, whole genome shotgun sequence genomic segment:
- the LOC121198775 gene encoding MAPK regulated corepressor interacting protein 2-like: MMYTITRGPSKLVTQRRTGPTQQLDNKINDFKHKQTSWSLPDLPAPKIVFNRLNGKKYHHPAPALPADNHREETFTAAHKENVKFVYEAWQEVVQQEQGPSQGPEEAQAPVHYKETTPSPHMDDFVPIDLDEWWAQRFLANIDKLS, translated from the exons ATGATGTACACAATTACAAGAGGTCCCAGCAAACTGGTCACCCAGCGACGCACAG GGCCCACGCAGCAGCTGGACAACAAAATAAACGACTTCAAGCACAAACAAACGTCCTGGAGTCTCCCTGA CCTTCCTGCACCCAAGATAGTGTTCAACCGCCTGAATGGTAAAAAGTACCATCACCCTGCTCCGGCTCTCCCCGCAGACAACCATCGGGAAGAGACTTTCACCGCCGCACACAAGGAAAACGTCAAGTTCGTCTACGAAG CCTGGCAGGAGGTGGTGCAGCAGGAGCAGGGGCCCAGCCAGGGGCCAGAGGAAGCCCAGGCACCTGTCCACTATAAAGAAACCACTCCCAGCCCACACATGGACG aCTTTGTGCCCATTGACCTGGATGAATGGTGGGCCCAGCGTTTCCTAGCCAACATAGACAAGCTGTCCTGA
- the LOC121198776 gene encoding glycerophosphodiester phosphodiesterase 1-like isoform X2, with protein MLQIGDEVVYFSAVFLLVMLGTRSATGASLLTAFLYVFMAMFRFPPVPADQAGRVLRPSAPSGGVPVVAHRGGSHDAPENTLAAIREASRNGATGVELDLGFTADGVPVLMHDETVDRTTNGSGPVNKLQIVQLRRLDAAAHHRLKHKFSGEKVPTLQEAVEECMRHQLTIFFDVKGQPDKMRQTDPKVVTALSHRPWRLSRFGDGTPRTLSTWGQLWTRVLDVLLDWAHHHILWKLCGVSAILVQKDFISLDYVQYWAERGVEVVGWTVNTAVEKDYYQNLLKIGYITDSLLEDCDPHY; from the exons ATGCTGCAGATCGGAGATGAGGTGGTGTATTTCTCCGCAGTGTTTCTGCTGGTGATGTTGGGGACGAGGAGCGCTACGGGGGCCTCCCTCCTCACCGCATTCCTCTACGTCTTCATGGCGATGTTCCGGTTCCCTCCGGTGCCGGCAGACCAAGCCGGTCGAGTCTTGCGGCCCAGCGCTCCTTCAGGCGGCGTCCCGGTGGTGGCGCACCGCGGAGGGAGCCACGACGCTCCGGAGAACACCTTGGCAGCGATCAGAGAG GCCAGTAGGAACGGGGCAACGGGAGTGGAGCTGGATCTGGGTTTCACGGCAGACGGCGTGCCGGTACTGATGCATGACGAGACTGTTGACCGCACCACCAACGGCTCTGGACCAGTTAACAAACTGCAAATTGTCCAGCTAAGGAGATTagatgctgctgctcatcaCAGGCTGAA GCACAAGTTCAGCGGAGAGAAGGTCCCAACTCTGCAGGAGGCCGTGGAGGAATGCATGAGGCACCAGCTGACCATCTTCTTTGATGTCAAAGGTCAACCTGATAAG ATGCGTCAGACTGATCCCAAAGTGGTCACAGCTCTGAGCCACCGGCCTTGGAGACTCAGCCGCTTCGGTGATGGCACTCCTCGGACCCTGTCGACGTGGGGTCAGCTCTGGACCAGGGTTCTCGACGTCTTGCTGGACTGGGCCCACCACCACATACTGTGGAAGCTTTGTGGAGTCTCTGCCATCCTCGTGCAGAAAGACTTCATCTCACT GGACTATGTTCAGTACTGGGCGGAGCGAGGTGTGGAGGTGGTGGGCTGGACTGTTAACACCGCTGTGGAGAAAGACTACTACCAAAACCTGCTGAAGATTGGCTACATCACTGACAGCCTGCTGGAAGACTGTGATCCTCATTACTGA
- the LOC121198776 gene encoding glycerophosphodiester phosphodiesterase 1-like isoform X1: MLQIGDEVVYFSAVFLLVMLGTRSATGASLLTAFLYVFMAMFRFPPVPADQAGRVLRPSAPSGGVPVVAHRGGSHDAPENTLAAIREASRNGATGVELDLGFTADGVPVLMHDETVDRTTNGSGPVNKLQIVQLRRLDAAAHHRLKHKFSGEKVPTLQEAVEECMRHQLTIFFDVKGQPDKAALVLHEMYKKFPVLYNSSIVSSFEPKVIYKMRQTDPKVVTALSHRPWRLSRFGDGTPRTLSTWGQLWTRVLDVLLDWAHHHILWKLCGVSAILVQKDFISLDYVQYWAERGVEVVGWTVNTAVEKDYYQNLLKIGYITDSLLEDCDPHY, encoded by the exons ATGCTGCAGATCGGAGATGAGGTGGTGTATTTCTCCGCAGTGTTTCTGCTGGTGATGTTGGGGACGAGGAGCGCTACGGGGGCCTCCCTCCTCACCGCATTCCTCTACGTCTTCATGGCGATGTTCCGGTTCCCTCCGGTGCCGGCAGACCAAGCCGGTCGAGTCTTGCGGCCCAGCGCTCCTTCAGGCGGCGTCCCGGTGGTGGCGCACCGCGGAGGGAGCCACGACGCTCCGGAGAACACCTTGGCAGCGATCAGAGAG GCCAGTAGGAACGGGGCAACGGGAGTGGAGCTGGATCTGGGTTTCACGGCAGACGGCGTGCCGGTACTGATGCATGACGAGACTGTTGACCGCACCACCAACGGCTCTGGACCAGTTAACAAACTGCAAATTGTCCAGCTAAGGAGATTagatgctgctgctcatcaCAGGCTGAA GCACAAGTTCAGCGGAGAGAAGGTCCCAACTCTGCAGGAGGCCGTGGAGGAATGCATGAGGCACCAGCTGACCATCTTCTTTGATGTCAAAGGTCAACCTGATAAG GCTGCCTTAGTTCTACATGAGATGTACAAGAAGTTCCCTGTCCTTTACAATTCCAGCATTGTTTCCTCCTTTGAACCCAAAGTTATCTACAAG ATGCGTCAGACTGATCCCAAAGTGGTCACAGCTCTGAGCCACCGGCCTTGGAGACTCAGCCGCTTCGGTGATGGCACTCCTCGGACCCTGTCGACGTGGGGTCAGCTCTGGACCAGGGTTCTCGACGTCTTGCTGGACTGGGCCCACCACCACATACTGTGGAAGCTTTGTGGAGTCTCTGCCATCCTCGTGCAGAAAGACTTCATCTCACT GGACTATGTTCAGTACTGGGCGGAGCGAGGTGTGGAGGTGGTGGGCTGGACTGTTAACACCGCTGTGGAGAAAGACTACTACCAAAACCTGCTGAAGATTGGCTACATCACTGACAGCCTGCTGGAAGACTGTGATCCTCATTACTGA
- the LOC121198635 gene encoding dynein assembly factor 5, axonemal-like: protein MAAMATGDEHAASEVLRGLARHLNCLNEDNKATRKRALEQIKKETVDKGLSSSVLQEVFSVLLKPLLRCLSDPMERCRETAIAVITEFIRCVPKPEESLPYLMPCLAQRLGEKEILEPAEELRLLAVEMLSLTMEVCGKHLAPYLNEMINILQRTIVDPFPDVKRESCSCTVKFSKCVPEHFHMQAESLVKPLMQTIAHQHSRVRVSVIEATGAVIQHGTGKNVDDVLSHLAQRLFDDSPQVRKAVTAVVGNWLLHMRDRYSYFHKLIPLLLSSVNDEIPEIRLLAADLWRQVGAQWEKENEDDIKDKMDFLLSPPPFYPPGVERPGLGCRELVIRNLGRLVPAITHDVTDWLAPTRVRTSQLLSVLLLHAEDHSTQHLQPLLATLYRACTDTERDVVNNCLAAAKLLGTFVPPDVFLKLLLDHVTTPYSCSHPWAPLMVLAAVLGGCSKPLLKPHLEQIANTLAQPDVCQEYQQVMYLEQLLACVDVLLCQCESDCGSVSLQLLQVLVTVQSLSTETTLSEKALESVQCLCKVQDLDSVMDLYRQHMGQLLDWLSASVNTWSSYSPQRLQLHIIVIQSGPVMGEFLSQLMPLLRCCLQPDKDPEMRLSVFTMLAKLLLDAANTLDSQGHFCDESERFLCDVLLPNLVWHAGRTAAAVRTSALSCLLALLHGGAITPGQLLCLEEKLSPLVLSALEEDSQMARLFACRSVSTILRLIGTSLHPEAHNKMYPELLKRLDDSSEEVRGVALQALGQWLSSLSKDYNPELCAPHLQLLFQQLLLHMDDPNASVQDQVLEILKKGSSVHPALLKREVEAVRDKQRSPLYCDQLLQHISSLPMESTGDCPE, encoded by the exons ATGGCAGCGATGGCGACAGGAGACGAGCATGCTGCCTCAGAAGTTTTGAGAGGACTCGCCCGACACTTAAACTGTCTAAACGAGGACAATAAGGCTACGAGAAAGAGGGCTCTTGAGCAAATCAAGAAAGAAACTGTAGATAAAGGACTTTCCAGCAGCGTCTTACAGGAGgttttctctgtcctcctcaaGCCTCTCCTCAGATGCCTGTCAGATCCGATGGAAAGATGCAGAGAAACCGCAATAGCGGTGATAACAGAGTTTATTCGTTGTGTCCCCAAACCGGAGGAGTCGCTTCCTTATCTCATGCCCTGCCTAGCGCAGAGGCTTGGGGAGAAAGAGATCCTGGAGCCGGCGGAGGAGCTTCGGCTGTTGGCCGTTGAGATGCTGAGTCTGACAATGGAGGTGTGCGGGAAGCATTTAGCGCCGTATTTGAACGAAATGATCAACATACTGCAGAGAACCATCGTCGACCCTTTCCCAGATGTCAAAAGagaaagctgcagctgcacagtaAAGTTTTCGAAGTGTGTGCCAG AGCATTTCCACATGCAGGCTGAGAGTCTGGTCAAGCCTCTCATGCAGACAATTGCTCATCAGCACTCCCGAGTACGAGTGTCTGTCATCGAAGCCACTGGGGCAGTCATTCAGCATGGCACTGGAAAAAACGTGGATGACGTACTCTCTCACCTGGCACAGAGACTGTTCGACGACTCACCACAG GTGAGAAAAGCTGTGACTGCAGTTGTTGGCAATTGGCTACTTCACATGAGAGACAGATACTCTTATTTCCACAAACTCATCCCACTCCTGCTGAGCAGCGTCAATGACGAGATCCCAGAAATAAG ACTTCTAGCAGCTGATTTATGGAGACAGGTCGGCGCACAGTGGGAGAAGGAGAATGAGGATGACATCAAGGACAAGATGGACTTTCTCCTCAGCCCGCCCCCCTTCTACCCACCAGGAG TGGAGCGTCCAGGGCTGGGCTGCAGAGAGTTGGTGATTAGAAACCTGGGCAGACTGGTGCCAGCCATCACCCACGATGTAACCGACTGGTTGGCACCCACGCGGGTCAGGACCTCTCAGTTGCTCTCGGTGCTGCTGCTCCACGCCGAGGACCACAGCACCCAGCATCTGCAGCCTCTCCTGGCCACCCTCTACCGGGCCTGCACCGACACAGAGAGGGACGTGGTCAACAAT TGCCTGGCAGCGGCTAAACTGTTGGGGACCTTTGTCCCTCCTGATGTCTTCCTCAAGCTGCTGCTGGACCACGTGACAACCCCCTACTCTTGCTCCCACCCCTGGGCTCCCCTCATGGTGCTTGCTGCGGTGCTGGGTGGTTGCTCCAAACCCCTCCTTAAACCACATCTCGAACAGATCGCCAACACACTGGCCCAACCCGACGTCTGCCAGGAATATCAACAG gTTATGTACTTGGAGCAGTTGTTGGCCTGTgtggatgtgctgctgtgtcagtgtgagtcagACTGTGGCTCAGTCAgcttgcagctgctgcaggtgctgGTCACTGTCCAGAGCCTCTCCACTGAAACAACTCTCAGTGAAAAG gcctTGGAGAgtgtacagtgtttgtgtaagGTGCAGGACCTGGACTCAGTGATGGATCTTTATAGACAACATATGGGCCAGCTGCTGGACTGgctgtctgcctctgtcaacacctggtCCAGTTACTCCCCACAGAGACTCCAACTGCATATCATAGTCATACAATCAG GTCCAGTGATGGGAGAGTTTTTGAGCCAGTTGATGCCCCTGCTTCGGTGCTGCCTCCAACCAGACAAAGACCCAGAGATGAGACTGAGCGTCTTCACCATGCTCGCAAAGTTGCTACTGGATGCAGCCAACACACTGGATTCCCAGgg GCATTTCTGTGATGAGTCCGAGAGGTTCCTGTGTGACGTCCTGCTTCCTAACCTGGTCTGGCACGCAGGCCGCACTGCTGCTGCCGTCCGCACCTCAGCCCTCAGCTGTCTGTTGGCCCTGCTGCATGGAGGGGCCATCACACCTGGAcaa ctgctgtgtctggagGAGAAGCTGAGTCCCCTGGTTTTGTCAGCCCTGGAAGAGGACTCACAGATGGCTAGACTGTTTGCTTGTCGCTCTGTATCTACCATTCTCAGACTCATCGGAACCAGTCTGCACCCAGAGGCCCACAACAAGATGTACCCCG agctgctgaaacGCCTGGACGACAGCAGCGAGGAGGTGCGCGGCGTGGCTCTGCAGGCCCTGGGGCAGTGGCTGTCCAGCCTTTCTAAAGACTACAACCCAGAACTCTGCGCTCCTCACCTGCAGCTCCtcttccagcagctcctcctgcacATGGATGATCCCAATGCCTCGGTGCAGGACCAAGTGCTCG AGATCCTGAAGAAAGGCAGCTCGGTCCACCCGGCACTTCtgaagagggaggtggaggctgTGAGAGACAAACAGCGGAGCCCGCTCTACTGCGACCAGCTGCTCCAGCACATCAGCTCACTGCCCATGGAGTCTACAGGAGACTGTCCTGAGtga